The nucleotide window TGACTAATGGTTTTGGAGCTGTACTAGGAAGTTATATCGCTGGTTGGGCCATAGATAAGTTCTTTACAATAAAATTCACAACAGTTAACGAGTTATCATCTTATCTGGAAACAACGCCGGATAATTCTACTTTCTTAGGGATTTTAAAAAATTCATTTAATTCCGCTGTTAATCCAGATGGTACATTATCAAATATCGTTTTTGTAAAAGACTGGACTCATATTTGGCTTTATTTTGCGGCTTATTCATTAGTAATTGCAATCCTTTTTGGTTTGTTCTTCAGACATAAACACTCAATTGCAGATGTTGAAACCATCAGTCATTAATAATTTTTAATAATCGTGGCATATTTTTATATACACTTACAGAAAAATAATGTTTTATGAGAAAATTAATCACCAGTGTAATCTTGATTTCAGGATGTCTAATGGTAGGTAATGTTGCATTAAGTTGCGACAAAGTAGACGAATTGATTGACAATATTTCTGTACCTATTCCATTTACTATTCCTCTTGATTTTAATGCAGAATTTCCTTTTGCTACTGCAAGTACGACAGAAACTGTGACCTATCCAGAAATTCCTGTCAACATAGATGTAGATGCAAAAATCAAAGAGCAGTATTCAAATTTTTCTATCAATAATTTGAAAGCTGCAAAATTGGAAAAATTCAGTATCACTGCTATTGAAGGAAATGCAGTACCACTGGATGCCATTTTGGATGCTGAGGTGTTTTTCAAAACACCAGAAAATGGAGAAATTAAAGTAGCAACAGTCACAGGGAATACAAATCCTACAGTGATTACTTTTTCCCCTACCAATGCTGATCTTATCAATCATTTAAAGTCTAAGCAGAATTCCTTCTTTTTGAAAATTAAGGGATCAAAAATTACTGCCGGACTTATGAAAATTAAAATCAATACAGGCTTCAGAGTAGAAGTAGGTTTATAAAAAATAAAAAAGATGACTTAGCGGTCATCTTTTTTTATTTGATCTTCGTACGGATTATCTTCCGCAAAAAGCATATTTAGTATCAGCCCGATAATGATGATAATATTAATAATGACCCACAAAAAATTTGGGAAAGGAAATGTGATAAATGGGTTGTAGAGCAACGCTAGAATCACAAAAATTTTCACGTCCAACTGATCTCTCCTTTGAAAAGCATCATAGGCCAACCAGCCAAATCCAGCAAACAACAGATAACCGGAAAATCTGTAGAAAATAATCGGCATTTTTAAAAAACAAAGAATCAAAATTCCTGTTAATACTAATTTTAGAAGCTGATTCATATTTATCAGTTTCCTGTAAAATTAATAAATAAATATTTATCTTCTAGATTAATATTTTAATCTTTGATAATTTGATAAAAATTTCTGGTTATAAATGTTAAGGATAATTAAATATTCTTTTTATTCAAAAACCAAATTATTCTGGATTGCCAAAGATTTCAGTTCCGTTTCTTCCCATTCTTTTTGGGCGTCGCTTTTCAATGTAATGCCACCACCAACAAAGAGAAATGCGTAATTTTTAAAGAAGCTTGCACATCGTAGATTCACAAAATAATAAACAAAATCCTCAGTCTCAACCTTGATGTAACCAGCGTAAAATTCTCTGTTGAAATGCTCGATACTTTTGATTCCTTGCGCGCAAAGTTCTTTAGGAAAGCCACAAACTGCGGGTGTTGGATGCAATTCCGAAATGATCTTATCCAAACTTTCCGGACTTATTTCTGCAGAAAAATCAGTTTTGAGATGTTTTATGTTCCCTGAAATCAAATCTTTAGTCGATGAAACTTTCAGATTGGAAGAGAATTTCCTCAAAATAGATTGAATGTATTCCGTAACTGCTTTCTGTTCCTCGATTTCTTTGTCTGTCCAACTTTCATCCAACGGCAAAGTTCCTGCGAGGCTCATCGTTTCAAATGAGTTTGTTTTCTTGTCAAATTTTCCCAAGACTTCAGAAAATCCACCCATCCAAATCTCATTGTTTTTTTCGAAAAGATAACAGAATGCAGAAGGGTAGTTGTCGCAGAATTTGAGGAAACTTTTCGTTAATGATAATTTTTTCTGAGAATCAATGTCGAGATACATCAAAAGTTTCCTTCTGGAAAGTACCAACTTTTTAAGCTCGTTTTTCTCGATGAAATCTTTGGCTTGGTTAATTTTGATTGCATAGGAATCGCAAGTTTCTTTCCCGATTTCTATTAATGAACTCTTGTTTTTCGGAGCAACATTGCAGTTTTCTATGTCTTCTTTTGAAATTTCCTTGATGGAGCCTTTGAAATCCAAAACGGTTTTAGAATCAAAACTGACGAATGAAACCTGTTTTTCTGATGAGTTTTCTAGCGTGTGAAAAACCTCTGAGTCGGGCAATCTGAAAACGAGCATATTGGAAAAAAATAAATTAAACTTTTCCGACTGGGACGATGTTGTTCGTCATTGTCGTGTGATTGATGAGATTTCCTTTTTCGTCTCGAATCTCGATTTGGGAAACGTGCATCGTGTTTCCTTTTCGGATGAAAGTCGCCGTTCCAGTCACGACTCCTTCTCTAATTGCTCGCAAATGATTGCTGTTGATATTTGTGCCAACCGGAACCGATTTGGAAAGGTCAAGATTAATTAATGACAAACAAGATCCCAAAGTCTCCGCCAAAACGCAACTCGCGCCACCGTGCATAATGCCGTAAGGCTGATGAACTTTTGATGTCACCGGCATCGTCGCGGTCAAGAAATCATCGGAAACATCGGTGTATACAATGTCAAGCGTTTCGCCCAAAGTGTTTTTACTGGCTTTGTTCAACCGGTCAAGTACTTCTATTTTTTTTGCTTCGTCCATCGAGTAAAATTAAAGGATTAAAGGATTAAATGATTAAAAATTAGTGAAAGAAGTAATTTTGCTATCAACTATCAACTATCAACTATCAACTATCACTAGTAGATCTGCGGATTCCAGTTCTTAGGATGTTTTGGCGTAATGTCATATTTCAAATAGAAATCCTGAATTTCCTGCATGATCTGTTCAAAAGTATGCGTTTCCAATTTCTCGTACGGAATGATGTAGCCTAGATTGACGGTTTTTCTTTTGTAATCACCACCAGCTAAAACGATAGGAACCTTTGCTGCCAAAGCCATATTGTAAAAGCCTTTTCTCCACTTTGGGACCCAACTTCTTGTGCCTTCCGGCGTGATCACCAAACTGAAATCATCTTTCTTGAATTCGTCTGCTACGAATTTCACGAGGTCATTCTTCTGAGAACGGTCAATCCCTATTCCGCCAAGGCCTTTCACGATGCTGCCGTAGAAAGCTTTGGTATGCGCATCCTTGATGATAATCTTTAGTTTTTTACCCAATGCCCAGTAAGCAAGGTTTCCGAGAATGTACTCGCTGTTGTCGGTGTGTGGCGCAACTACGAGGATGCATCTGTCGAGATTGTTGACATCGCCTTGGAGAGCGATTTTCCAGCCTACCAACTTGAGGATGGCTTTTCCTAAGAATTTTTTCATAGACAAAAAAATAAAGTACAGCGACAAAGCTATACTTTACAAATTTACAAAATATGTTTATTTTCTAAGAAATATCTAGATATTCTTTACGTGTCAAAAAAGGCTTGAGAAAAAATCGACCAGCTTGATGGCGATTGTAATTACCAATTGTATCATTTTGTTGTAGTTTTTTAGTTAGAAATTGATTTTCTGAAACAAATTTAAGAAATTAAATAATGGGATTAATAAAAATTTGGTTAATATTTTATTAAATTTTTAATTCATCTCCGGATAGGTTACGGCGTTTGTAAGATCCAAAGGATTGTAGCTCTTCAAAATGTGCTCCTGCATTACCTTTGCCATTTCTTTGAATTGGTCTTTGCTCGTGATTTTCTTCCCGCCCACTTGGAAAGTTCCTGGTGGTACATCATCGAACTTCTCTCTTAGATCTTTCATCGGATCGTTGTAGAACTTCAGCATTTGCTTGTGCATATCTTCGATCTTGACATTCAGAGGTTTCTTGCCTGCGAAAGCTTCTAAGAAATCTGAGGTGTCGTAGGTCTTTTCTATTTTCTGACTTTTGATCAATTTAAATATAAAGTTATCCTTACTGTCATTCATTTCAAAGATCAAACCTGGCAAACCTCGGAATTTGTAAGGTCCTTCTGAGATGTTGATATCTTTGGCAAACCAAGCGGTCCATTCTCTACCTCCGAAATTGGTCGTTGCTTTTTGCAAAGTGTACTGTCCAGAAGTCTTGGTCTCATTTTCCAGTTTCCAATCCATTTTGTCGGTGGTTTGGTAGGAAAAATAGTCCATCATCATTTCGTAGTTCGTATTCTGATAAGAGTTTTTCTTCCTGGTGATGACAGGTGCGCCGGTCCAATTGTAATTGCGACCTCCTTTTTTATTAATGGAATCATTCAGAACGCTTTCGTAATCGTAGAACTTGACATCAGTTGGATTGATGTCCAAAGCCATATTGGTCTTTCTGTATTCTGTGGATTCTGAATTTAGCTTGAATTGATATTCGTAGATGAATCGGTGCGTTTGAGCTTTTGATAGCGTCGTGAACATTACCAAAAGAAACAAAGTATAGATTTTCATAGTTTATGATCATTTATCATTTGACAATTATCATTTATAAATCTTGGAAGAACTAGAGGAAAAGCGGAAACTCTTTACAGTTTTTGACCCGCTTTTCGACTAATCCACTCTCAATTTTTATTTAGTTTTGATGTTGATCTCTTTCTTTCCGTCTTTGATGTTGATGTTAAGGTCTTCAATCGATTTCTTAACTTTCTCATCAATTTTCAGTCTTTCCAAAACCACGTCTGCAGAATCTTTGGAGTAATATTTTCCATTGATCTTCACACTGTCATTCTCATCAGAATTGTACTCAATTGTAGTTCCATTGATATTGATCTTGTTTTTCTCAACGGTGATTCCGCTGTTGTTATGATTGTCAGAATCGTTGTCATCATCGTCGTTATCATCGCTGACATTGACCTGATATTCTTTTTCATTAATGACTTTCGTATTTCTAGGAACTACAAGTTCATAATCCAATCTGTAATTTCTGAAACGGTATTCGTAAGGATACTCGAAGTAGTTTGGAAGGATGATTCTGTTCCCTACAATCTCTACAGGTACTCTCATTTTCAGAGGCTGGTTGTAACCATCAGCTTCTCTTTTTACGATCAGATATGGCGTTTTGATGTCATCTTTTCTCGTGATTTCTACGTGAGGATAATCCTTTTTGTAGATCTTTGATTTGTCAGAATAGATATTATTGAAGTACGTTTTGAAGTTCTCAGGAATGTCCACCTTTTTGCTATCAATGTAGATTGTGTCAATTGCATTTGGAGCGCTAATCGAGATGTTTTCATAATCTTCATTTTCTCCACTATAGGCAAAGTTGAATCTTGAAGCATTCGCCGCTAGCACGCCAACCAAAACCAACCAGATAATCCCTAATGTTCCCAAAACAGGTCCTACATAGTTGAATTTCGTCTTCGGAGAGAATAATTTGATCGATAATAATAAGAACGCAACACCGAAGATAATCGTTGGCAAAGCCGCAATCGCTAAGATCAGATAGCCCATATTGTTTTCCTCAAGATAGAATCCAAGGTTGTTGTCTATCCCGAATTTTCCAGATCCATAAGCAAAAGTCATTGCAAAAAGTCCGATGAAGCAGCCTGCAGCCATCAATGCCAACCAAACGGCAAGACAATATTTAAGGATTTTCAGGATCGTGTCACCAGCTGAACCAATTTTAGGTTTGTTCTCTGTGTAGATCTCGCCTGCTCTGGTCGTAGTTTCATTAGCAAACTGAACGATTTTTCCAGATTCTTCCTTTAGATTATCAAAGTTCAAAGGTTTCCCTTTCATTTTCAAAAAATCTGAAGCTGATTCTGCTTTTGGCAAAACGGCCCAAAGGATAAAGTACAAGATCACCACTAGGAATGAAGATCCTGGCGCTACCCAAAGGAAAAGAAATGCACCGATCCAGATCAGTCTCATCCAGCTGATCTCCATTCCGAAATAAGCTGCCAAACCTGCACAAACACCTGCTATCTTTTGTTTCTCGGGATCACGGAACAATTGCTTTTGAGAATTGCTGCTGTAAGAGAATGTTCCAGAAGTTTTAGATTGTTTCTGTTTCCCTTCAGAGAAGTAAGCTTCTTCTTGTTCGTCAATTTGTTCAGGCGTTCCGATTTGAGCAATCACTCTCTCAACATCAGAATCATTGATCACCTCTCTCTTTCCAAGTGTTTCTTTGAAGATCTCCACCATTCTGATCTCGATGTCGTTCATCACTTCATCTGCTTCAGCGGCGTCTAGAGAATTTCTAAGAGCATTCAGATAATCGCTTAATTTTATGTAAGCCAGCTCGTCTATCGTAAAGGAAAAACCAGCGAGTGCTATAGATAATGTCTTGTTCATAATAATTAGTTTTGAGAGTTTGAGATAATTTGGTTGACAGAATCTGTCAGTTCTTGCCAAGTGGTTTGCAGTTCAGCGAGGAAGAGGCTTCCTTTTTCCGTGATCTGGTAGTACTTTCTTGGCGGTCCGCTTGTGGATTCTTCCCATCTGTAAGCGAGGAATTCGCCATTTTTCAGTCTTGTAAGGAGCGGATAAAGCGTTCCTTCCACTACATCCAGTCTTCCTTTTTTGAGAGATTCTATCAGGTCGGAAACGTACATTTCACGTTGTTGAATAAGACTCAAAATACAGAATTCCAGAATTCCTTTGCGCATCTGCGCCTTTGTGTTCTCGGTATTCATATTAATTGTTTGGTTTTATAATTCAAAATTTAAAGTTCAAGATTCAATGTCTTAATGTTAAAATCTTCTGACTTCCATCTTCTGACTTCCGTCTTCAAAAACATCTTTCTTTAACTTTACATTGCAAAGATATGTAAACTAAAAGGTATTGTGCAATACAAAGTACCAAATATTTTTAAAATTGTTATTTAAAGTACTGGTAATCAATTGTAAAATTTCAACATCTAATTTTGATTAAATTTTTAATTGAGCGAAAATTCAGGTTTTTGTTGATATTTTAAGCTGAAAGACTGGTGGTATTTTGAAATTTTATATCTAAAAACAAATACCTTTTTCTTTAAATTAATTTTTGATGAAACTTTAAAGATTTGGTAAATTCATAAAATAAAATAATTATTTAACCCGAAATTACTTGCATATTAAAAACACTTTTCTATTTTTGTAATAGAATTAAGAATAACAAAATGAATTTCACAATTACAACAACGATTTCTACAACGACTACAACAGTATGTCGCGGAAAGGTCTGTATGTGAAATTGAAAAATTATAACAATATCAAAAGCCTTTCTGAATTTTCCAGAAAGGCTTTTTTATTTAAGATAACTACAATACAAATGAAAGTATTAAAATTTGGAGGAACTTCAGTCGGAAGTTTGGAAGCATTGAAGAATGTAAAATCAATCGTTGAAAAAGAATTCAATGAAAATGAACCTTTGATTGTGGTTTGTTCCGCATTTTCAGGAATTACAAACTCACTTTTGTTGTCCGCGGAAGAGGCATTGCTACAAAATGATTTCTCAGAGATATTGAAAGTCGCAGAAGAAAAACATTATCAAATCATCTCAGGATTGTTACCAAGAACTTCTCAAAATCCTTTGTTGATGATGGTAAAAGTGAGTTTCAATGAGATTGAAGATATTCTTTTCAGCGTTAAAAACTTGGGCGAATTATCAGGCAGAATCAAAGACAGATTGTTGGCTTACGGCGAACAAATGTCCAGTAAAATCATTGCAACTTATCTTCAATCAGAAAATTTCCCTGCGAATTACAAAGACGCGAGAGAATTGATTGTCACGGATTCAAACTTCGGAAATGCATCAGTAGATTTCATCAAAACCAATGAAAATCTTAAGAATTGGAATCTTGAAAATCAAATTTATGTAGTAACAGGTTTCATTTCGCAAGATAAAAATCAAGATACAACAACACTTGGAAGAGGCGGTTCGGATTATACTTCAGCAATTTTAGGCTCAGGTTTGAAAGCTAAAGAAATCCAGATTTGGACAGACGTCGACGGCTTTATGACAGCTGACCCAAGATTGGTAAAGAATGCGTTTTCTCAACCCGAACTTAGTTATCAGGAAGCGATGGAAATGTCTTATTTCGGCGCAAAAGTCATCTATCCACCTACGATGATTCCAGCCATCGAAAGCCAAATTCCGATTTACATCAAGAATACTTTCAACCCAGAAAATCCAGGAACTTTGATTCAACAGAAATCCGAAGTTTCAAAAGGGCTAATCAAAGGAATTGTCTCCATTGAGAAAACTTGTCTCGTCAATATCACCGGAAACGGAATGATAGGGATGAAAGGTTTCAGCGGAAGATTGTTTAATGCGTTGGCGAAATATGACGTCAATGTCATCTTGATTACGCAGGCGAGTTCGGAACACAGCATTTCGTTTGTCGTTAATTTTAATGATGAGAAAAAAGCCGAAAAGGCCATCCGAGAAGAATTTGAATTTGAAATCAATGCCAACAAAATCGATGAACCGCAATTCGATAATGAGCTAAGTATTCTTTCCGTAGTCGGCGAGAATATGAAAAAAACGAGAGGAATTAGCGGAAAATTTTTCAGTGCTTTGGGCAAAAATGGAATCAATATTATCGCCATTGCACAAGGTTCATCGGAGCTCAATATTTCAGCTGTCATTGAAAGAAATGAACTTTCAAAAGCTCTGAATGTTGTCCACGATTCGCTCTTGCTTTCGCCAGTGAAAACCTTCAATGTGATGTTCGCTGGAACTGGAAATATCGGTAAAGAACTCTTCAAACAACTGAAAAGAGAGGAAGAAAATCTAAAGAAAAATCACCAAATAAAAATCAATGTTATAGGCGTAACAAACAGCCGACAAATGATTATTTCAGAAAAAGAAAGCTTGAATTTTGATTTAAATGAAATTTTAGATAAAAATTTAGAAAAAGCTAATTTAGAATATTTTATAAATTCTATTTCAAGTAAAAATTTACCTAATTTAGTTTTCATAGATAATACTTCCAGCGAAGATGTGGTGAGCCATTATCCTCAATTTTTTGAGAATAATATTTCAATTGTAACTTGCAACAAAAAAGGAAATTCTTCGGCTTACGAACAGTACAGTAAATTCAAAAGATTGGCGAAAAAGAACAACGTCAGTTTCCTATATGAAACAAATGTTGGAGCCGGACTTCCAATCATCAAAACGCTAAACGACCTCTGGATTTCTGGAGACGAAATTCTGAAAATAGAAGCCATTTTATCAGGAACCATTTCTTACATTTTTAATAATTATGTTGGCGACAAAACTTTCGCTGAAGTTGTAAGAACAGCGCAAGAATTAGGTTACACAGAACCCGACCCAAGAGATGATTTGAACGGAATGGATTTCTCCAGAAAGATGCTGATTCTTGGAAGAGAAATTGGCTTACCTTTGGAAATGTCCGATGTCAATATCAAAGATTTTCTTCCGGAAGCTTGCCTCAAAGCAGATTCGATTCCGAGTTTTTATGAAGAGTTGGAAAAGAACGAACCTTACTTTTCCTCATTCAAAAATGAAGCAGAAAATTCTGGTCAAAAACTCAGACTAATCGGAATTCTGGAAGACGGAAAAATCAACATCGAAGTCAAAATGGTTGATGCACATCACGCTTTCTACGGACTTTCAGGAAGTGATAATATCATTTCATTCACCACTTCAAGGTACAAAAACACGCCTTTGGTTGTCAAAGGTCCAGGTGCTGGCGCAGAAGTTACGGCTGCAGGTGTTTTCGCAGATTTGGTAAGAGTTACGGCTCAATAATCATAAAAGATAAACGATAATTGTTAGTTGATTTCAATTCATCGTTTTAATAAATATCATTTATCACTCATCATTTATCAATTATAAAAATGGATTTTATAAAAGTTTTCGCTCCAGCAACAGTCGCCAACGTCGTTTGTGGCTACGATATTCTCGGTTTCGCCATCGATAAGCCAGGCGACGAAATCATCCTGACAAAAACCGATTCCAATAAAATCACCATCACAAAAATCGAAGGCGACGGCGGAAAACTTCCCAAAGACCCAGAAAAAAATGTAGTTTCCCACGTCATTCGATTGTTTTTGGAAAAGATAAATTCGACCCAAGGAATCGATATCGAGCTGTACAAAAAAATGCCACTCAACAGCGGAATGGGTTCCAGCGCAGCGAGTAGCGTTGCGGCTTTGGTCGCCATTAATGAATTGATGGGAAAGCCTTTTTCTCGTCAAGAATTGTTGCCACTCGCGATGGAAGGCGAACGAATAGCCTGCGGAAATGCACACGCAGACAACGTTGCGCCGGCACTTTTGGGCGGAATGGTTTTGGTCAGAAGTTACGAACCGTTGGATGCGCTCAAGTTGCCTTATCCAAAGGGTTTGTCGGTGGTTTCCGTTCATCCGCACGTAGACGTTCCGACAGGCGAAGCGAGAAAAATCATCAAGGAAAGAATCAGCCTGAAATCTGCCGTTCAGCAATGGGGAAATATCGCAGGGTTGGTCGCCGGATTTTGCACCAACGACCTTGGTTTGGTCAGCCGAAGTCTCGAGGACGTCATCATAGAGCCAGTTCGCGCGATGTTGATTCCGTATTTTTATGAGATGAAACAACTCGCTCTGGACAATGGCGCGATTGGTTTTGGGATTTCCGGTTCCGGTCCGTCGGTTTTCGCTTTGTGCGAAAAGAAAGAAATTGCAGAAGTTATTTCACATAAAATCAAGGAATTGCTTACTCAAAAAAATATAGAAAGCGAATCATTCGTCACAAAAATCAACGACGAAGGCGCGCGAGTAATAAATTAGAATTATTTGGGCAGCTTAATCCGCCTTCCGTTCCCAATCTTTTTTGCCGAAGCTTTACCAGCCACAAAAAAGGATTTCCACTCAAGTCGGGCTGCGGATTCG belongs to Chryseobacterium sp. KACC 21268 and includes:
- a CDS encoding homoserine kinase yields the protein MDFIKVFAPATVANVVCGYDILGFAIDKPGDEIILTKTDSNKITITKIEGDGGKLPKDPEKNVVSHVIRLFLEKINSTQGIDIELYKKMPLNSGMGSSAASSVAALVAINELMGKPFSRQELLPLAMEGERIACGNAHADNVAPALLGGMVLVRSYEPLDALKLPYPKGLSVVSVHPHVDVPTGEARKIIKERISLKSAVQQWGNIAGLVAGFCTNDLGLVSRSLEDVIIEPVRAMLIPYFYEMKQLALDNGAIGFGISGSGPSVFALCEKKEIAEVISHKIKELLTQKNIESESFVTKINDEGARVIN
- a CDS encoding PadR family transcriptional regulator, which gives rise to MNTENTKAQMRKGILEFCILSLIQQREMYVSDLIESLKKGRLDVVEGTLYPLLTRLKNGEFLAYRWEESTSGPPRKYYQITEKGSLFLAELQTTWQELTDSVNQIISNSQN
- a CDS encoding 1-acyl-sn-glycerol-3-phosphate acyltransferase; translation: MKKFLGKAILKLVGWKIALQGDVNNLDRCILVVAPHTDNSEYILGNLAYWALGKKLKIIIKDAHTKAFYGSIVKGLGGIGIDRSQKNDLVKFVADEFKKDDFSLVITPEGTRSWVPKWRKGFYNMALAAKVPIVLAGGDYKRKTVNLGYIIPYEKLETHTFEQIMQEIQDFYLKYDITPKHPKNWNPQIY
- a CDS encoding GLPGLI family protein; protein product: MKIYTLFLLVMFTTLSKAQTHRFIYEYQFKLNSESTEYRKTNMALDINPTDVKFYDYESVLNDSINKKGGRNYNWTGAPVITRKKNSYQNTNYEMMMDYFSYQTTDKMDWKLENETKTSGQYTLQKATTNFGGREWTAWFAKDINISEGPYKFRGLPGLIFEMNDSKDNFIFKLIKSQKIEKTYDTSDFLEAFAGKKPLNVKIEDMHKQMLKFYNDPMKDLREKFDDVPPGTFQVGGKKITSKDQFKEMAKVMQEHILKSYNPLDLTNAVTYPEMN
- a CDS encoding chorismate-binding protein; its protein translation is MLVFRLPDSEVFHTLENSSEKQVSFVSFDSKTVLDFKGSIKEISKEDIENCNVAPKNKSSLIEIGKETCDSYAIKINQAKDFIEKNELKKLVLSRRKLLMYLDIDSQKKLSLTKSFLKFCDNYPSAFCYLFEKNNEIWMGGFSEVLGKFDKKTNSFETMSLAGTLPLDESWTDKEIEEQKAVTEYIQSILRKFSSNLKVSSTKDLISGNIKHLKTDFSAEISPESLDKIISELHPTPAVCGFPKELCAQGIKSIEHFNREFYAGYIKVETEDFVYYFVNLRCASFFKNYAFLFVGGGITLKSDAQKEWEETELKSLAIQNNLVFE
- a CDS encoding PspC domain-containing protein, whose amino-acid sequence is MNKTLSIALAGFSFTIDELAYIKLSDYLNALRNSLDAAEADEVMNDIEIRMVEIFKETLGKREVINDSDVERVIAQIGTPEQIDEQEEAYFSEGKQKQSKTSGTFSYSSNSQKQLFRDPEKQKIAGVCAGLAAYFGMEISWMRLIWIGAFLFLWVAPGSSFLVVILYFILWAVLPKAESASDFLKMKGKPLNFDNLKEESGKIVQFANETTTRAGEIYTENKPKIGSAGDTILKILKYCLAVWLALMAAGCFIGLFAMTFAYGSGKFGIDNNLGFYLEENNMGYLILAIAALPTIIFGVAFLLLSIKLFSPKTKFNYVGPVLGTLGIIWLVLVGVLAANASRFNFAYSGENEDYENISISAPNAIDTIYIDSKKVDIPENFKTYFNNIYSDKSKIYKKDYPHVEITRKDDIKTPYLIVKREADGYNQPLKMRVPVEIVGNRIILPNYFEYPYEYRFRNYRLDYELVVPRNTKVINEKEYQVNVSDDNDDDDNDSDNHNNSGITVEKNKININGTTIEYNSDENDSVKINGKYYSKDSADVVLERLKIDEKVKKSIEDLNINIKDGKKEINIKTK
- a CDS encoding hotdog fold thioesterase; this encodes MDEAKKIEVLDRLNKASKNTLGETLDIVYTDVSDDFLTATMPVTSKVHQPYGIMHGGASCVLAETLGSCLSLINLDLSKSVPVGTNINSNHLRAIREGVVTGTATFIRKGNTMHVSQIEIRDEKGNLINHTTMTNNIVPVGKV
- the thrA gene encoding bifunctional aspartate kinase/homoserine dehydrogenase I, yielding MKVLKFGGTSVGSLEALKNVKSIVEKEFNENEPLIVVCSAFSGITNSLLLSAEEALLQNDFSEILKVAEEKHYQIISGLLPRTSQNPLLMMVKVSFNEIEDILFSVKNLGELSGRIKDRLLAYGEQMSSKIIATYLQSENFPANYKDARELIVTDSNFGNASVDFIKTNENLKNWNLENQIYVVTGFISQDKNQDTTTLGRGGSDYTSAILGSGLKAKEIQIWTDVDGFMTADPRLVKNAFSQPELSYQEAMEMSYFGAKVIYPPTMIPAIESQIPIYIKNTFNPENPGTLIQQKSEVSKGLIKGIVSIEKTCLVNITGNGMIGMKGFSGRLFNALAKYDVNVILITQASSEHSISFVVNFNDEKKAEKAIREEFEFEINANKIDEPQFDNELSILSVVGENMKKTRGISGKFFSALGKNGINIIAIAQGSSELNISAVIERNELSKALNVVHDSLLLSPVKTFNVMFAGTGNIGKELFKQLKREEENLKKNHQIKINVIGVTNSRQMIISEKESLNFDLNEILDKNLEKANLEYFINSISSKNLPNLVFIDNTSSEDVVSHYPQFFENNISIVTCNKKGNSSAYEQYSKFKRLAKKNNVSFLYETNVGAGLPIIKTLNDLWISGDEILKIEAILSGTISYIFNNYVGDKTFAEVVRTAQELGYTEPDPRDDLNGMDFSRKMLILGREIGLPLEMSDVNIKDFLPEACLKADSIPSFYEELEKNEPYFSSFKNEAENSGQKLRLIGILEDGKINIEVKMVDAHHAFYGLSGSDNIISFTTSRYKNTPLVVKGPGAGAEVTAAGVFADLVRVTAQ